From one Enterococcus sp. DIV2402 genomic stretch:
- a CDS encoding PTS sugar transporter subunit IIB, whose translation MTKKVIMLVCSAGMSTSMLVTKMQDAAKAKNLDSEIFAVSASDADNHIKNKKIDILLLGPQVRFMEKQFKEKLTPLGIPVAVINMSDYGMMNGANVLTDAEKLIKEYERGR comes from the coding sequence ATGACAAAAAAAGTTATTATGCTCGTTTGTTCAGCAGGAATGAGTACAAGTATGTTAGTGACTAAAATGCAAGATGCAGCAAAGGCAAAGAATTTAGATTCTGAAATTTTTGCGGTATCAGCTTCTGATGCAGATAATCATATCAAAAATAAAAAAATAGATATTTTATTGTTAGGCCCACAAGTACGTTTTATGGAAAAGCAATTTAAAGAAAAATTAACACCACTAGGTATCCCAGTGGCAGTTATCAATATGTCAGACTATGGCATGATGAATGGCGCGAACGTTTTAACAGATGCCGAAAAATTAATAAAGGAGTATGAACGTGGAAGATAA
- a CDS encoding PTS lactose/cellobiose transporter subunit IIA has protein sequence MEDKNLEAIMGLIMYGGNAKSDAMEAIAAAKQGEFKIADQKIKDAEHSLVEAHHSQTGLLTQEAQGNSMTVSLLAVHSQDHLMTAIAFTDLAKEIIDIYQRL, from the coding sequence GTGGAAGATAAAAATTTAGAAGCCATCATGGGCTTAATCATGTATGGTGGAAATGCTAAAAGTGATGCAATGGAGGCAATTGCTGCCGCAAAGCAAGGTGAGTTCAAAATAGCTGATCAAAAAATCAAAGATGCAGAACACTCTTTAGTTGAAGCGCATCATTCGCAAACGGGTCTTCTAACACAAGAAGCCCAAGGGAATTCAATGACTGTTAGTTTATTAGCAGTTCATTCGCAGGATCATTTGATGACAGCTATTGCCTTTACGGATTTGGCAAAAGAAATCATTGATATCTATCAACGTTTATAA